A stretch of DNA from bacterium:
TCGAGGCGCTTCGCCGGCAGTTCGGGCTCGATCAACCGTTCCATGTCCGGTACGTCCGCTGGGTCGAGAACCTCGTGCGGGGAGACCTCGGCCTGTCCTTGGAGTACCAGCGCCCCAACGCCGAGTTGATCCATCAGTATCTGCTGTTGACCGTGCTGCTCGCGCTTTTCTCGTTTGTGCTCACGTGGGCGATCGCGATTCCCGCCGGCATCTACTCGGCGACGCATCCGCGCTCGTGGGTCGATTATGCGCTGACCGTCATGAACTACGTCGGCGTGGCGATCCCCAACTTCATGCTGGCGCTCGTGTTGATGTGGATCGCGTTCTCGCGCTTTGGCATCAGCGTCACGGGGCTGTTCTCGCCCGAGTACGTGCAGGCTCCGTGGACGCTGGGTCGCGTGACCGACCTGCTCACGCACATCTGGCTGCCGACGATCGTGCTGGGGATCGCTGGGACGGCTCGCCTCACCCGCGTCATGCGCGCCAACCTGCTGGACGAGCTCCATAAGCCGTACGTCGTCACCGCGCGCGCCAAAGGATTGTCGGAGTGGCGGTTGGTCCTGAAGTACCCGGTCCGGGTGGCGATCAACCCGCTCGTCAGCACGATCGGCTGGTACCTGCCGCAGCTGTTCTCGGGGAGCCTGATCGTCGCCACGGTGATGAATTTGCCGAACATCGGGCCGCTGCTGCTGCGCGCCCTCATTCAGCAGGACACGTATCTCGCGGGCAGCGTGCTGATGATCTACTGCTTCTTCACGGTCGTCGGGACCCTGATCTCGGACCTCTTGCTGGCCTGGGTTGATCCGCGCATCCGCATGGAAGGGTGAGCGTGCCGGGGGACGCCGAGGTTCGGGAGAGCATCGTCGACCTCGCCGGGTCGTCCGCAGCGGTCCCGTCCGCGTCGGTGGCCGAAGAGCGCGTCTCGCTCGCGTCCAACCGGAAACTGGTGTGGTGGCGATTCAAGAAGCACCGGCTGGCGATGGTCAGCGCCGGCGTGCTGGTCCTTTTTTATCTTATCGTGCTGTTCCCGGACTTCTTCAGCACGCAGGACCCCGAGGCCACAGACGCCCGCTTAGCCTTCATCCCGGTGCAGCACTTGGCCCCGTTCGAGGGGCTGCGCGTCCGCCCCTCGGTCCCGGCCGTCGCGGGGCACCGAAATCCCGTCACGCTGCGGATGGAGTGGCAGACCGACGAGACGCGGCGGATTCCCGTCCACTTCCTCGTCCACGGCTACCATTATCGGGTGCTGGGTCTTTTTGACACGGACATTCACCTCCTGGGCACCGGGCCGTCCGCATCCCCGTCGACCGGGGCGGAGGGCGAGGGGCAGAGCCGGGCGTACCTGCTCGGCACCGACCGGCTGGGTCGTGACCAGTGGTCGCGCCTGATGCGCGGGACGCGTACCTCGATGACGGTGGGCCTGGCCGCCGTCGCGCTCAGTGTGATCCTGGGGGCGTTCCTGGGAGGCCTCTCCGGGTACGTCGGCGGGTGGCTCGACCTGGTCATCCAGCGGGTAATCGAGCTGCTCCAGTCCCTGCCCACGATCC
This window harbors:
- a CDS encoding ABC transporter permease — encoded protein: MAEERVSLASNRKLVWWRFKKHRLAMVSAGVLVLFYLIVLFPDFFSTQDPEATDARLAFIPVQHLAPFEGLRVRPSVPAVAGHRNPVTLRMEWQTDETRRIPVHFLVHGYHYRVLGLFDTDIHLLGTGPSASPSTGAEGEGQSRAYLLGTDRLGRDQWSRLMRGTRTSMTVGLAAVALSVILGAFLGGLSGYVGGWLDLVIQRVIELLQSLPTIPVWLAMAAALPRDWPPQKVFFAISLILALVGWTTLGREVRGRFLSLREEDFVLSAELAGCSRLRVIWRHMMPAMTSHIIATSTLAIPVLIISETSLSFLGLGIRPPAISWGVLLQEAQNIQTVAQAPWLLIPGVVVIIAVLAFNLVGDGLRDAADPYGH
- a CDS encoding ABC transporter permease, producing MLRVLVQRLLLLPFLLAVFSIAVFALVQAPPGGFLTSYVSMLASSGSSISEEQVEALRRQFGLDQPFHVRYVRWVENLVRGDLGLSLEYQRPNAELIHQYLLLTVLLALFSFVLTWAIAIPAGIYSATHPRSWVDYALTVMNYVGVAIPNFMLALVLMWIAFSRFGISVTGLFSPEYVQAPWTLGRVTDLLTHIWLPTIVLGIAGTARLTRVMRANLLDELHKPYVVTARAKGLSEWRLVLKYPVRVAINPLVSTIGWYLPQLFSGSLIVATVMNLPNIGPLLLRALIQQDTYLAGSVLMIYCFFTVVGTLISDLLLAWVDPRIRMEG